In a genomic window of Magnolia sinica isolate HGM2019 chromosome 14, MsV1, whole genome shotgun sequence:
- the LOC131224709 gene encoding receptor-like protein EIX1 — MTGIDPALVELQHLQLLDLSFNAFDGAPIPDFLGSMKELRHLDLTYAGFSGRIPHQLGNLSKLISLKLSSDYSLSAKNLWWLTTLPSLNYMSLVNLSMASHDWVHVINMSPSLVELYLWNCGLSYISLTLPSVNFTSLRVLDLRFNNFNSTIHHSKLDS, encoded by the exons ATGACTGG AATTGATCCAGCTTTGGTGGAACTGCAGCATCTTCAGCTCCTGGACTTGAGCTTTAATGCTTTTGATGGTGCACCAATTCCAGATTTCCTGGGTTCAATGAAGGAGTTGAGGCATTTGGACTTGACATATGCAGGCTTCAGTGGGAGAATCCCTCATCAGCTTGGAAACCTCTCTAAACTCATTTCCCTGAAGCTTTCTTCAGATTATTCTTTGAGCGCCAAAAACCTTTGGTGGTTGACAACCCTACCTTCTCTCAATTACATGTCTTTAGTGAACCTTTCCATGGCAAGCCATGATTGGGTGCACGTAATTAACATGTCTCCTTCCCTTGTTGAGTTGTACCTATGGAACTGTGGTCTTTCATATATTTCTCTAACTCTTCCTTCTGTTAATTTTACATCTCTCCGTGTCCTTGATCTTCGTTTTAACAACTTCAACTCTACCATTCACCATTCCAAACTGGATAGCTAA
- the LOC131224710 gene encoding B3 domain-containing transcription factor FUS3-like, producing the protein MSMDDMDTSQVWSFKYRFWPNNKSRMYVLENTGEFVKSHGIRLGDFIMLYRDDHKQKYIIRAKKTLDREAPPASSKNGLFNANTADDQLVPNMGVSKSSYFHVNLPVTDEMCMGFLLNDAFSSEFPIDLWNGRLQSTTSFGSVENLSLDDFP; encoded by the exons ATGAGTATGGATGACATGGACACTTCGCAAGTGTGGAGCTTCAAGTACAG GTTTTGGCCAAACAACAAGAGTCGGATGTATGTCCTAGAGAACACTG GAGAGTTTGTTAAATCACATGGCATACGACTTGGAGACTTCATCATGTTATACAGAGATGACCACAAACAGAAATAT ATTATTCGAGCAAAGAAGACTTTAGACCGGGAGGCACCTCCTGCTTCTTCAAAGAATGGCTTATTCAATGCTAACACTGCCGATGATCAGCTGGTGCCCAACATGGGGGTAAGTAAATCAAGCTACTTCCATGTAAATCTTCCAGTTACAGATGAGATGTGCATGGGGTTCCTCCTCAACGATGCCTTCTCATCGGAATTTCCGATAGATCTTTGGAACGGAAGGCTTCAGTCCACGACCAGCTTTGGGTCTGTCGAGAACTTGTCTCTTGATGACTTCCCATGA
- the LOC131225069 gene encoding receptor-like protein EIX1: MESCYSQQRGFLISVFLLNVLIYWGGYSKVSGCLDSERKALTTIRKALNDPSNLLSSWDDASDCCKWRGITCHNKTGFVLKLDLYTSYNYSFWADGGLLDPAFSLSGRIDPALVQLKHLQSLDLSFNAFNGAPIPDFLGSMKELRHLDLSWAGFSGRIPHQLGNLSKLISLKLSSSSSSLSAKNLWWLTNLPSLNYLDMSYVNLSMASHDWVHVMNMSPSLVELRLIGCGLSYISPTLPSVNFTSLRVLDLSDNNFNSTIPNWIANISSLVSLDLLGNNFHGEVPYQFSHLPNLEELLLGSTDDNLRVDWSEFLEGSWRKLKMLIYLSFSQQHGGIPNSIGNITSLEFLSLSFSENITGSIPRSITKLIKLESLSLYGYKMHAAIPDWLYELKNLKRLSLSDCMLTGQIPAARLVGLSSLQSLSLRGNQLNGPIPAALGGLSSIEELDISGNQLNGNIPASLGRLSSLEELDLSGNQLNGNIPAALGGLSSLQTLSLGGNQLNGTIPTTLGQLSNLYSLDLSYNSLTGNVSESVFENLKKLASLSLSSNSLVFDPHSDWAPPFQLSDITLGTRHLGPRFPLWLRTQKYVRELDLSNTTISGIIPTWFWDLTPQLLYLNLSNNQIFGQLPNPLKMQPQAFSIDLSSNNFSGPIPCILNGASFLDLSNNQFSEPIPPNFTSTMQRLNYFSARGNQISGMIPSFIEGMNSLTVLDLSRNNIGGIIPLSLGNCIALKALDLSKNRLSGGIPTSLGLLRQLQTMHLSNNNLSGEIPSSLKKCASLETLDLGHNNFSGYIPTWNGKSFPALRILSLRSNMFTGNIPAQLSNLTSLQILDVGQNCLSGSIPQSFEDLVAMKKTNLNLSYGRTGTYYNENLLVSVKGLILEYTRTISLVICMDLSRNNLSGDIPKGLTSLLGLRVLNFSENHLTGKIPDKIGKLALLESLDFSKNQLSGIIPLSMSNLTFLSYLNLSFNNLWGKIPSGNQLQTFQDPSIYIGNSGLCGSPLPNKCVDDETPHTPMPVGGDLEKDRRV, from the coding sequence ATGGAGAGTTGTTATTCTCAGCAGAGAGGCTTTCTTATTTCTGTCTTTCTTTTAAATGTATTAATATATTGGGGAGGATATTCGAAGGTGAGTGGTTGCTTGGATTCGGAGAGAAAAGCTCTCACCACCATCCGGAAGGCTCTGAACGATCCCtccaatcttctttcttcttgggATGATGCCTCTGACTGCTGCAAATGGAGAGGAATTACCTGCCACAACAAAACTGGGTTTGTTCTTAAACTCGACCTCTACACATCTTATAACTACAGTTTTTGGGCTGATGGAGGCCTATTAGATCCAGCATTCAGTCTAAGTGGAAGAATTGATCCAGCTCTGGTTCAATTGAAGCATCTTCAGTCCTTGGACTTGAGCTTCAATGCTTTTAACGGCGCACCAATTCCAGATTTCCTGGGTTCAATGAAGGAGTTGAGGCATTTGGACTTATCATGGGCTGGATTCAGTGGGAGAATCCCTCATCAGCTTGGAAACCTCTCTAAACTCATTTCCCTGAAGctttcttcatcttcatcttctttgagTGCCAAAAACCTTTGGTGGTTGACAAACCTACCTTCTCTTAATTACCTCGACATGTCTTATGTGAACCTTTCCATGGCAAGCCATGATTGGGTGCACGTAATGAACATGTCTCCTTCCCTCGTTGAGCTACGCTTAATCGGTTGTGGTCTTTCATATATTTCTCCAACTCTTCCTTCTGTCAATTTCACATCTCTCCGTGTCCTTGATCTCAGTGATAACAACTTCAACTCTACCATTCCAAACTGGATAGCTAATATTAGTAGCCTTGTGTCCTTGGATCTCTTAGGTAACAACTTTCATGGTGAGGTTCCTTATCAATTTTCACATCTTCCTAACTTAGAAGAGTTGTTGTTGGGATCAACCGATGATAACCTGAGGGTTGATTGGTCAGAGTTCCTTGAAGGCAGCTGGAGGAAGCTGAAGATGCTAATTTATCTATCTTTCAGTCAGCAGCATGGAGGAATCCCCAACTCTATTGGGAATATTACCTCACTTGAGTTTCTCTCTTTGTCATTCAGTGAGAATATAACAGGTAGCATTCCAAGATCCATAACCAAGCTTATCAAGTTAGAAAGCCTGTCTTTGTATGGATACAAAATGCATGCGGCCATTCCTGATTGGTtatatgagctcaaaaatcttAAACGCCTTTCTCTATCCGATTGCATGCTGACAGGCCAAATCCCTGCAGCTCGTCTTGTAGGATTGTCTTCCTTACAAAGTTTATCTCTACGCGGGAATCAGTTGAATGGGCCAATCCCTGCagctcttggaggattgtcttccATAGAAGAATTAGATATCTCAgggaatcagttgaatgggaatATCCCTGCATCTCTTGGAAGATTGTCTTCCTTGGAAGAATTAGATCTCTCAGGGAATCAGTTGAATGGAAATATCCCTGCagctcttggaggattgtcttccttaCAAACTTTATCTCTTGGTgggaatcagttgaatgggacAATCCCAACAACTTTAGGACAACTTTCTAACTTGTATTCGCTTGACCTCTCTTACAACTCCTTGACAGGAAACGTGTCTGAAAGTGTTTTTGAAAACCTCAAAAAGTTGGCGTCCTTATCTTTGTCTTCCAATTCTTTGGTTTTTGATCCACACTCTGATTGGGCCCCTCCATTTCAGCTTTCTGACATTACCCTAGGAACACGTCATTTAGGTCCTCGATTTCCTCTCTGGCTAAGAACACAAAAATATGTTCGGGAGTTGGATCTCTCTAACACAACCATCTCTGGCATCATCCCCACCTGGTTTTGGGATTTAACACCCCAACTTCTTTACCTGAACCTTTCAAATAACCAGATTTTTGGCCAATTGCCCAACCCTTTAAAAATGCAGCCTCAAGCCTTCTCCATTGATTTGAGTTCGAATAATTTCAGTGGTCCCATACCCTGCATATTGAATGGAGCCTCTTTTCTCGATCTGTCCAACAATCAATTTTCTGAGCCAATCCCACCAAATTTTACATCCACAATGCAGCGTTTAAATTACTTTTCTGCCAGAGGTAACCAAATCAGCGGCATGATTCCCTCATTCATAGAAGGAATGAACTCCTTGACTGTCCTTGACCTTTCCCGAAACAATATAGGTGGTATCATTCCATTGAGTTTGGGTAATTGCATAGCACTCAAGGCACTTGATTTGAGCAAGAACAGGTTATCAGGAGGAATACCCACGTCTTTGGGTCTATTACGTCAACTCCAAACAATGCACCTGAGCAACAATAACCTATCGGGAGAAATCCCTTCATCTTTGAAGAAATGTGCTAGTCTGGAGACTCTCGACCTTGGACACAACAATTTCTCAGGTTATATTCCCACTTGGAATGGCAAAAGCTTTCCAGCTTTAAGAATTCTGAGTTTACGATCAAATATGTTTACTGGCAACATCCCAGCACAACTATCGAACCTGACTTCTCTTCAGATACTTGATGTGGGACAAAATTGTTTATCTGGCTCAATTCCTCAAAGTTTTGAAGATCTCGTGGCCATGAAGAAGACAAACCTCAATCTTTCCTATGGAAGAACAGGAACATATTATAATGAAAACTTGCTTGTGTCAGTGAAGGGGCTGATTCTTGAATACACTAGAACAATATCATTGGTCATATGCATGGACCTTTCAAGAAATAACTTATCTGGAGATATCCCAAAAGGACTCACAAGTCTTTTGGGATTGCGTGTCTTAAACTTTTCGGAAAACCATTTGACCGGAAAGATCCCAGACAAGATTGGTAAATTGGCATTACTAGAGTCTcttgatttctcaaaaaatcaactctCGGGTATAATTCCTCTGAGCATGTCAAATTTAACTTTTCTAAGTTACTTGAACTTGTCATTTAACAACTTGTGGGGGAAAATTCCATCTGGAAATCAGCTCCAGACATTTCAAGATCCTTCTATTTATATAGGCAACAGCGGACTTTGTGGATCTCCTCTTCCAAATAAGTGTGTTGATGATGAGACACCTCACACTCCAATGCCTGTTGGTGGTGACTTAGAAAAAGACAGAAGAGTATGA